One stretch of Candidatus Poribacteria bacterium DNA includes these proteins:
- the argS gene encoding arginine--tRNA ligase: MDTIKAEIYNIIEGAIDAAVAAKEITIPEVPKIPFSPTKTPEHGDVATPIALGLAKQARMAPRKIAEIIVAHINLDAHPTIRQIDIAGAGFINIHLADNWLYDTLQTIATTQETYGTCNKGEGKQLQIEFVSANPTGPINIVSGRAAAVGDTLVNLLNAIGYKAIREYYVNDAGGQVERLGESIDVRYRQVLGEEGLEIPEGGYQGEYLQEFAQTIADTEGDIYLQLKTSERVARFRDEGIAHILAQQRTSLERFGVNFDVWSSEKAIRDSGKPEEIIQVFREKEYLYEAEGATWFRMTDFGDDKDCVVIRSNGEYTYFVPDAAYHRDKFDRGFTTVIDLLGPDHQGHITRLKNFVKALGMPDDWLEISIIQWVNIIDAEGNRSEMSKRRGQFLTLDDLIDELAETVGEQFAVDVARYFFLMRANNTHLDFNMELAVTHASENPVFYIQYAHARCCSIFEQGDEQGITPKPIEDTSLKQLTEPMEHELIRKLAEFPSIVLLSAEAREAHRIPHYLHELAGLFHPYYNQHRVLDPSDMEKTYARLILIQSVQTVLKNGLTLLGISAPVSM, translated from the coding sequence ATGGATACAATTAAAGCAGAAATCTACAATATTATAGAAGGCGCGATCGACGCAGCTGTTGCTGCCAAGGAAATCACTATACCCGAGGTGCCGAAGATCCCGTTCTCACCGACAAAAACGCCTGAACACGGGGACGTTGCTACCCCGATTGCCCTTGGACTCGCGAAACAGGCACGGATGGCACCCCGCAAGATAGCCGAAATAATTGTTGCACACATCAATCTCGATGCCCATCCAACCATCCGTCAAATTGACATTGCCGGTGCTGGTTTCATCAATATTCACCTCGCCGATAACTGGCTCTACGACACACTCCAGACAATCGCTACGACGCAGGAAACATACGGGACCTGTAACAAAGGAGAAGGAAAGCAACTTCAAATTGAGTTCGTTAGTGCGAATCCTACGGGACCGATTAACATCGTCAGTGGACGCGCCGCAGCGGTCGGGGATACCCTTGTCAATCTCTTGAACGCCATCGGCTATAAAGCAATTCGGGAGTATTACGTCAACGATGCCGGTGGGCAGGTGGAACGCTTGGGTGAATCAATTGATGTCCGCTATCGGCAGGTACTCGGTGAGGAAGGTTTAGAAATTCCAGAGGGAGGCTATCAAGGAGAATACCTGCAGGAGTTCGCTCAAACTATCGCGGATACGGAGGGGGATATCTATCTTCAGCTTAAAACAAGCGAACGTGTCGCACGCTTTCGAGACGAAGGCATTGCACACATCTTAGCACAGCAAAGAACGTCTTTAGAACGTTTCGGTGTCAATTTCGATGTCTGGTCGAGTGAGAAAGCGATTCGAGACAGCGGAAAGCCGGAGGAAATTATCCAAGTGTTTCGCGAGAAGGAATACCTCTACGAAGCGGAAGGCGCGACGTGGTTTCGGATGACAGACTTCGGAGACGACAAAGATTGTGTTGTCATCCGGAGCAATGGCGAATACACCTATTTTGTGCCAGATGCTGCCTATCATCGCGATAAGTTCGATAGGGGATTCACAACAGTTATTGATTTGCTGGGACCGGATCATCAAGGACATATCACCCGCCTTAAAAACTTCGTCAAGGCACTCGGTATGCCCGATGATTGGCTCGAAATTTCCATCATTCAATGGGTGAACATTATCGATGCAGAAGGCAACCGATCAGAGATGTCAAAACGGCGAGGACAGTTTCTTACCCTTGATGACCTCATTGACGAACTCGCAGAGACTGTCGGCGAGCAATTCGCGGTGGATGTTGCCCGCTATTTTTTCCTGATGCGTGCCAATAATACACACCTCGATTTCAATATGGAATTGGCAGTAACACACGCCAGCGAGAACCCGGTCTTCTACATTCAATACGCGCACGCACGGTGCTGTAGCATTTTCGAGCAGGGAGATGAACAGGGAATCACACCCAAGCCAATTGAAGATACATCTCTAAAACAACTCACGGAACCGATGGAACACGAATTAATTCGGAAATTAGCCGAATTCCCATCAATCGTGCTTCTGAGTGCGGAGGCACGGGAAGCGCATCGTATTCCACATTATTTACATGAACTGGCAGGACTTTTTCATCCATACTACAATCAACACCGGGTACTGGACCCGTCAGACATGGAAAAGACGTACGCACGGCTTATTCTAATACAAAGCGTACAAACAGTTTTGAAAAACGGATTAACACTTTTAGGCATTTCCGCGCCTGTGTCTATGTAG
- a CDS encoding aminotransferase class V-fold PLP-dependent enzyme: MNSASDSKPRQDWRSEFPVTETYIYMNHAGVAPLSRRVREAMAGFIEDATVNGAVNAEDWAETAEVCRGAAAQLINANLTEIAFMKNTTQGILIAANGIDWQEGDNVVTTAVEFPANVYPWWSLKERYGVQTRMIPERDGCISIEDIAAAIDTRTRALTISHVEFASGFRNDIQALGELCREHDIWFIVDAIQSLGAIEVDVKSCNVDILAADGHKWLLAPEGAAIFYCADERREQLINTNIGWASVVNPRDFLDYDLTQKPDATRFEEGSYNSVGLYGLTAAIDLLLDISIPTIETSVLELTAGLIVGLEAKGYRVITPKKDLERAGIVIFESEQHTPAEIYEMLHAENIITAERGSGVRVSPHFYNTPSEIERLLEVLPDL, encoded by the coding sequence GTGAACAGTGCTTCTGATAGCAAACCACGTCAGGACTGGCGCAGTGAATTTCCGGTGACCGAAACCTATATCTATATGAATCACGCCGGTGTCGCTCCATTATCACGCCGAGTCCGAGAGGCGATGGCAGGATTCATAGAGGATGCCACCGTGAATGGTGCCGTGAATGCCGAGGATTGGGCAGAGACTGCTGAGGTATGTCGCGGTGCAGCAGCACAACTCATCAACGCCAATCTCACAGAAATCGCATTTATGAAGAATACGACGCAAGGTATTCTCATCGCGGCGAACGGTATAGATTGGCAGGAAGGGGATAACGTCGTCACGACAGCGGTTGAGTTCCCTGCTAATGTCTACCCGTGGTGGAGTTTGAAGGAACGTTACGGTGTTCAAACACGTATGATACCGGAGCGAGATGGGTGTATTTCTATCGAAGATATTGCTGCCGCTATTGACACACGTACGCGTGCTTTGACAATCAGCCATGTAGAGTTCGCTTCCGGCTTCCGAAACGACATTCAGGCGCTCGGTGAATTGTGCCGAGAACACGACATCTGGTTCATTGTCGACGCTATTCAGAGCCTCGGGGCGATTGAAGTAGACGTGAAATCCTGTAACGTTGATATTCTCGCCGCAGACGGGCATAAATGGTTGCTGGCACCGGAAGGAGCAGCAATATTCTACTGTGCCGATGAAAGACGAGAGCAGCTCATTAACACCAACATCGGTTGGGCAAGTGTCGTGAATCCGCGCGATTTTCTCGATTACGATTTGACGCAAAAACCGGACGCGACTCGTTTTGAAGAAGGCTCTTACAACAGCGTTGGACTTTATGGACTCACAGCAGCAATTGATTTACTGCTTGACATTAGCATTCCTACAATTGAAACAAGCGTTCTGGAACTCACAGCAGGTTTAATAGTGGGATTAGAGGCGAAGGGCTATCGAGTTATTACACCGAAAAAGGACTTGGAACGAGCAGGAATTGTCATCTTTGAAAGCGAGCAGCACACGCCTGCTGAAATCTATGAAATGCTTCACGCCGAAAATATAATTACAGCAGAGCGAGGCAGTGGGGTCAGAGTCTCACCCCATTTTTACAATACACCATCTGAGATCGAACGCCTTCTTGAAGTACTACCAGATTTGTAA
- a CDS encoding tetratricopeptide repeat protein, producing MNRFTYGFGLRIDRAHLLILAFAFLAVTILGCGGGGISIIPLGAKLQNADSAFDEAETVEVRDEDQEKMEKNRQRQQELYDRAMALYLEVIERDTKGKWAQRAHFQIAKIYKRRYDWDKATEHYQAIVALDPTGYYANEAKAGTANIRKNREIIKTKRAEYQNYKAIYDNSPTDETFNIAAEALYEVARAYESLENYTEAIRNYERMVEEFPEHSKASQAQFQVGNVYFYTLHDYLGGWPAFVAVTEKFEDSYEASQAGTLLKQTAEILTEINFLKDEIDKYRNKKAVQYQQTGRKITPADMWVMGMGDQVVQNFQQIANNWEKLRNYPRAINAYKTLARDLSHKKFAAADALYRTGTLYQQNGEYERAIEAYQNLFELAPESTWRNEAVYQQAVCYRSIREFGAAYEGFKAYMSITKGDVPYLREAEQIVRQYELDQDEDGYKFYEEQEAGTSDQDASSHPGMGS from the coding sequence ATGAACCGTTTTACATACGGCTTCGGTCTCCGAATAGATCGAGCCCATCTTCTCATTCTTGCGTTCGCTTTTCTTGCAGTGACGATTCTCGGTTGCGGCGGAGGCGGTATTAGTATCATTCCTCTTGGTGCTAAGCTGCAAAACGCCGACAGCGCGTTTGACGAGGCAGAGACAGTTGAAGTGCGCGATGAGGATCAGGAAAAGATGGAGAAGAATCGCCAGAGGCAGCAGGAACTTTACGATAGAGCGATGGCTCTCTATTTAGAGGTCATTGAACGCGACACAAAAGGAAAATGGGCACAGCGTGCACATTTCCAGATCGCTAAAATCTACAAACGTCGCTACGATTGGGATAAAGCGACGGAGCATTACCAAGCCATTGTTGCCTTGGATCCCACCGGATATTACGCAAACGAAGCAAAAGCTGGCACGGCGAATATTCGGAAGAACCGCGAGATCATCAAGACGAAGCGGGCTGAATACCAAAACTATAAAGCGATTTACGATAATTCACCGACAGATGAGACCTTTAATATTGCTGCAGAGGCACTCTACGAGGTCGCGCGCGCTTATGAAAGTTTAGAGAACTATACCGAAGCCATCCGCAATTACGAGCGAATGGTAGAGGAATTTCCTGAGCATTCCAAAGCATCGCAAGCACAATTCCAAGTTGGTAACGTCTATTTTTACACGCTTCATGACTATCTCGGTGGATGGCCCGCCTTTGTTGCAGTCACTGAGAAGTTCGAAGATTCCTACGAAGCCTCACAGGCTGGGACGCTCCTTAAGCAGACAGCCGAAATTCTGACGGAAATTAACTTTTTGAAGGATGAAATTGATAAGTATCGCAATAAGAAAGCGGTCCAATACCAACAGACCGGACGGAAAATTACCCCTGCTGACATGTGGGTGATGGGAATGGGCGACCAGGTCGTTCAAAATTTCCAGCAGATTGCGAATAACTGGGAAAAACTCCGCAACTACCCGCGTGCTATTAATGCATACAAGACATTGGCAAGAGATCTGTCGCATAAGAAATTCGCTGCGGCAGACGCACTCTATCGTACCGGTACGCTCTATCAGCAAAATGGTGAGTACGAACGTGCGATTGAGGCGTACCAGAATCTGTTTGAACTCGCGCCGGAGTCTACATGGCGGAACGAAGCCGTTTACCAACAGGCTGTTTGCTACCGTTCTATCCGTGAATTCGGAGCCGCTTATGAAGGCTTCAAAGCCTATATGAGCATTACGAAGGGGGATGTACCCTACCTTCGTGAAGCAGAGCAGATTGTACGCCAGTATGAACTTGACCAAGACGAAGACGGATACAAGTTCTACGAAGAGCAAGAAGCGGGAACATCCGACCAGGATGCAAGCTCTCATCCCGGGATGGGTAGCTAA
- a CDS encoding aminotransferase, producing MTKDYRQVDKAHVWHPLFQHQRLEETSLVVFESAHGTTLVDSEGNEYLDAYSALWNVNVGYGRQEIADAVYTQIQKLSYYPHSQINVPATVLAEQLAACLPGDLNHVYFSNSGSEANETAIKMARQYGRQTYPGENRYKIISRYRGYHGFTYGALSATGQARRRKAFEPLVPGFVHAHPPYCHRCPIGLEYPSCGTECADEIERMIQWEGPETVIGVIAEPIIGGGGVIVPPDEYFPKLRQICDDYGLLLILDEVITGFGRTGKMFACEHWDVQPDIITLAKGLTSGYLPLGACVASTAVFNAFLGETDENREFAQVCTYGGHPVACAAGVANLKILQEERLWENAEKVGAYLHSKLETLRDLSIVGDVRGKGLMLAVELVQPDGTHLETATTNQIVGQLREEGVIVGKIGHAVDEPENIIYIAPPLILTEAEADRIFETLRQVLVQQ from the coding sequence ATGACAAAAGACTATAGACAAGTTGATAAAGCACACGTGTGGCATCCGCTGTTTCAACACCAACGCCTTGAGGAAACATCGTTAGTCGTTTTTGAATCGGCACACGGGACAACGCTTGTAGATTCAGAAGGCAACGAATACTTAGATGCTTATTCCGCGCTCTGGAACGTCAATGTAGGATATGGACGACAGGAGATTGCGGATGCAGTCTATACGCAGATACAAAAACTGTCTTACTATCCACATTCACAGATTAACGTTCCCGCCACTGTATTAGCGGAGCAGCTCGCGGCGTGCCTTCCCGGTGATTTGAACCACGTCTATTTTTCCAACAGCGGCTCGGAGGCGAACGAAACCGCAATCAAAATGGCGAGGCAGTACGGCAGGCAAACCTATCCGGGAGAGAATCGCTACAAGATTATCAGTCGTTACCGTGGGTATCACGGATTTACGTATGGTGCGCTGTCGGCAACAGGACAAGCACGTAGACGGAAAGCATTTGAGCCGCTTGTTCCAGGGTTCGTACATGCACATCCACCCTACTGCCATCGATGCCCGATCGGGTTAGAGTATCCATCCTGCGGTACGGAATGCGCCGATGAAATTGAACGGATGATTCAATGGGAAGGTCCAGAAACTGTAATTGGTGTCATCGCGGAACCCATCATCGGTGGCGGTGGTGTGATCGTCCCACCGGACGAGTATTTCCCAAAACTGCGGCAAATCTGTGATGATTACGGGTTGCTACTCATTCTTGACGAGGTAATCACCGGTTTTGGACGTACCGGAAAGATGTTTGCCTGCGAGCATTGGGATGTCCAACCTGACATCATCACGCTGGCAAAGGGGTTGACAAGTGGTTATCTACCACTCGGTGCGTGTGTCGCTTCAACAGCGGTCTTCAACGCATTCCTCGGGGAAACCGATGAAAATAGAGAGTTTGCCCAAGTCTGCACTTATGGTGGGCACCCAGTGGCGTGTGCCGCAGGTGTCGCCAATCTCAAAATTCTGCAAGAGGAACGGCTCTGGGAAAATGCCGAAAAGGTGGGTGCTTATCTACACTCGAAATTAGAAACGTTGCGTGATTTATCTATTGTCGGTGATGTTCGCGGCAAAGGATTGATGCTCGCCGTGGAACTCGTCCAGCCCGATGGGACCCATCTGGAAACAGCAACAACCAACCAAATTGTCGGACAATTACGAGAAGAAGGAGTCATCGTCGGAAAAATCGGGCACGCTGTCGATGAACCGGAAAACATCATTTACATCGCGCCGCCCCTAATTCTGACAGAAGCGGAGGCGGATAGGATCTTCGAGACGCTACGCCAAGTACTTGTCCAACAGTAA
- the mtnP gene encoding S-methyl-5'-thioadenosine phosphorylase, producing the protein MRIGIIGGSGFYQMEGLTDIEEIEIETPFGKPSDALILGNLDGKPVVFLPRHGVGHRLLPSDINVRANIYALKSLGVEWLISVSAVGSLRQDIEPRHFVVPNQLYDHTKDRKSTFFGDGIAAHVSLAHPFCSQLSSFLSSSATEAGTVVHNGGTYICMEGPAFSTQAESELYRHFGFDIIGMTAAPEAKLAREAEICYAVLACSTDYDCWHLEHDNVTTEMILDNVRFNVETSKKTVRAAVAKIPEGERTCACSTALQYALATHPDKISVAKRHELKLLLDKYLA; encoded by the coding sequence ATGCGTATCGGAATTATTGGCGGCAGCGGTTTTTATCAGATGGAAGGTTTAACGGATATCGAAGAAATCGAGATCGAAACCCCATTCGGCAAACCGAGCGATGCCCTTATTCTGGGCAACCTTGATGGGAAGCCCGTTGTTTTCCTACCCCGACACGGTGTTGGTCACCGGTTGCTCCCGTCTGATATTAATGTCCGTGCCAATATCTATGCTTTAAAATCGTTAGGTGTTGAATGGCTTATCTCCGTTAGTGCTGTAGGCAGTCTGCGACAAGATATTGAACCTCGCCATTTTGTTGTACCGAATCAACTCTACGATCACACCAAGGACCGGAAGTCTACCTTTTTCGGCGACGGTATTGCCGCCCACGTCAGTCTTGCACATCCTTTCTGTTCACAACTCAGTTCCTTTTTATCGTCATCAGCAACAGAAGCCGGTACGGTTGTCCATAACGGCGGTACCTACATCTGTATGGAGGGACCGGCGTTTTCTACACAGGCGGAGTCTGAACTCTACAGGCACTTCGGGTTTGACATCATTGGAATGACTGCCGCACCGGAAGCCAAACTTGCCCGTGAGGCTGAAATCTGTTACGCTGTCCTCGCATGTTCTACCGATTACGATTGTTGGCACCTTGAACACGATAACGTGACAACCGAGATGATCCTTGATAATGTCCGTTTCAACGTTGAAACTTCTAAAAAAACGGTCCGAGCTGCTGTCGCTAAGATCCCTGAAGGTGAGCGAACCTGTGCGTGTTCAACCGCCCTTCAATACGCGCTCGCGACACATCCCGACAAGATATCGGTCGCTAAACGGCACGAACTAAAGTTACTGTTGGACAAGTACTTGGCGTAG
- a CDS encoding sugar phosphate nucleotidyltransferase — translation MLKGVILAGGLGTRLHPLTKVTSKHLLPVGNEPMIFHSVKQLTTAGVTDILIVTNPQYVGDFVNALGSGKDFGCEFTYRVQEEAKGIAHALALAEGFAASGKIVVLLGDNIFEAPIHQAVSDFHAQQAGARVMLKQVDDPERYGVATLDGNRIVAIEEKPTHPKSDYAVVGVYFYDASVFDIIRTVEPSARGEYEITAVNNAYIHRAELEYSFVQGKWVDAGTFDSLTEAHQILLNSPDWQ, via the coding sequence ATGCTCAAAGGCGTAATCCTCGCAGGTGGACTCGGCACCCGTTTGCATCCACTCACTAAAGTTACAAGTAAGCATCTTCTCCCTGTCGGTAACGAACCGATGATTTTTCACAGCGTCAAGCAACTCACGACAGCAGGCGTTACGGATATTCTTATCGTAACCAACCCACAATACGTTGGGGACTTTGTGAACGCATTAGGGAGTGGCAAAGATTTCGGATGTGAATTTACCTATCGAGTGCAAGAGGAGGCGAAAGGAATCGCGCACGCGCTGGCGTTGGCGGAAGGGTTTGCCGCCAGTGGCAAAATTGTCGTCTTACTTGGCGATAATATTTTTGAAGCCCCCATCCACCAAGCGGTTTCTGATTTCCATGCCCAACAAGCCGGAGCACGCGTGATGCTCAAACAGGTAGACGACCCGGAGCGTTATGGTGTCGCGACTTTGGACGGAAATCGCATCGTCGCTATTGAGGAAAAACCGACGCACCCCAAGAGTGACTACGCCGTAGTAGGTGTCTATTTCTACGACGCGTCCGTGTTTGACATCATCCGCACCGTTGAGCCTTCAGCCCGCGGGGAATATGAGATCACGGCTGTCAATAACGCCTATATCCATCGTGCCGAGCTTGAATACAGTTTTGTGCAAGGCAAATGGGTTGACGCTGGCACTTTCGACTCGCTCACCGAAGCACATCAGATTCTGTTGAACTCTCCGGATTGGCAGTAA
- a CDS encoding NAD(P)-dependent oxidoreductase, which yields MADYKIGVVGVGRMGANIARHLNDEGFDVTVVYDVASERAQELATEIGATAAEELAKVTALADYIITVVTDDAAMRAIFSDDADDSLLQGASGKVFINCATISPQVHVDIEQLAAEHGAESLEGCMASSITQAREGTLYLMCGGKKETFDKTRAILDSMSISLRYIGEAGQAAQVKALVNMVMNINTAGLAEGLGLGAALGLDLAMLQEVFAQTGANSRVLETDGEDMEARDHECYFSSAHASKDSGIALDLADDAGISLPLAQATKAQYDRMIELGLGDLDKSGVAELTFPGRGENS from the coding sequence ATGGCAGATTACAAAATTGGTGTTGTAGGTGTAGGAAGAATGGGTGCGAATATCGCCCGACATCTCAATGACGAAGGGTTTGACGTGACAGTTGTCTACGACGTTGCAAGTGAACGCGCACAAGAACTCGCAACAGAAATAGGAGCAACGGCAGCGGAAGAACTTGCGAAGGTCACAGCACTCGCAGACTACATCATCACCGTTGTCACGGATGACGCGGCGATGCGGGCAATTTTCTCGGATGATGCGGACGACAGCCTACTTCAAGGCGCATCTGGCAAAGTCTTTATTAATTGTGCAACAATCAGCCCACAGGTCCACGTGGACATCGAACAACTCGCGGCGGAGCACGGAGCAGAGAGTCTCGAAGGGTGCATGGCGAGCAGCATTACACAAGCGCGCGAAGGCACGCTCTATCTCATGTGTGGCGGTAAAAAGGAAACGTTTGACAAGACACGCGCAATTCTGGATTCAATGAGCATTTCCCTTCGTTACATCGGTGAAGCCGGTCAAGCAGCACAAGTGAAAGCACTCGTTAACATGGTAATGAATATCAACACGGCAGGACTCGCCGAAGGACTCGGCTTGGGTGCCGCACTCGGATTGGATCTGGCGATGCTACAGGAGGTTTTCGCCCAAACAGGTGCAAACTCCCGCGTCTTAGAAACCGATGGCGAAGATATGGAAGCGCGCGATCATGAATGCTATTTCTCATCTGCCCATGCCTCGAAAGATTCGGGCATCGCCCTCGATTTGGCAGACGATGCTGGTATTTCTCTCCCACTCGCGCAGGCAACGAAAGCGCAGTACGACCGGATGATTGAACTCGGATTGGGCGATCTGGATAAGTCCGGTGTTGCTGAACTCACTTTCCCCGGACGAGGAGAAAATAGTTAA
- a CDS encoding glycosyltransferase family 2 protein, with protein sequence MEEKPTLSIVVPVYNEEENVRPLFEKIQAVCEAIGETYEVLFVDDGSRDETFAVLAELSREKSQLVVIRFQENAGQTAAMAAGFEYARGQRIISMDGDLQNDPGDIPKLLQKLDEGYDLVCGWRKDRQDKFWTRRVPSIVANWIIGKVTGVPIHDNGCSLKAYRASVIKQVSLYGEMHRFIPAMSTVVGARIAEIVVTHHPRRFGKSKYGLGRIWRVMLDIIAFKFIISVFAQRPTPQRTSLWERLSKVLFRPKQKAFRVAAFLSLPFFVLGRILFGNANIAALSCLSLAIVLLILGWITEDKIRRGEVTSSVQQETPKLGALTRFFSSRCKRRPIRFFGPIGVALFILGGILPIAPISTLLFKVWNVAVLNLSAIFITSGILVFCFGLFGELITFANAKQVKDYTVETLLNF encoded by the coding sequence ATGGAGGAAAAACCGACGCTATCCATCGTAGTCCCGGTTTACAATGAAGAAGAAAACGTTCGCCCGTTGTTTGAAAAGATTCAAGCGGTATGCGAGGCAATTGGTGAGACTTATGAGGTGTTATTTGTAGATGATGGAAGCCGAGATGAAACCTTCGCGGTGCTTGCTGAATTAAGTAGAGAGAAATCGCAACTGGTAGTTATCCGGTTCCAAGAGAATGCTGGACAAACAGCAGCAATGGCAGCAGGATTTGAATACGCGCGGGGACAACGGATTATCAGCATGGACGGCGATTTGCAAAACGATCCAGGGGATATTCCCAAGCTGCTTCAAAAGTTGGATGAAGGCTACGATCTGGTGTGCGGATGGCGGAAAGATCGACAGGATAAATTCTGGACACGGCGTGTCCCTTCCATCGTTGCGAATTGGATAATCGGCAAGGTGACAGGTGTCCCTATTCACGACAACGGTTGTTCACTCAAGGCATACCGCGCCTCAGTTATCAAGCAGGTATCGCTCTATGGAGAGATGCACCGATTTATTCCAGCAATGTCCACGGTGGTAGGGGCGCGGATCGCTGAAATTGTCGTTACACATCATCCGCGACGTTTCGGAAAAAGTAAGTACGGACTCGGCAGAATATGGCGTGTGATGTTAGACATTATAGCGTTCAAATTCATCATCTCCGTCTTTGCGCAGCGTCCTACCCCACAAAGAACTTCACTTTGGGAACGGTTGTCAAAAGTCCTTTTCAGACCCAAGCAGAAAGCCTTTCGCGTCGCCGCATTCCTAAGCCTCCCTTTCTTTGTTTTAGGACGTATTTTGTTTGGAAATGCGAACATCGCAGCACTGAGCTGCCTCAGTTTAGCAATAGTTTTGCTAATCCTGGGATGGATAACAGAGGATAAAATCCGTAGGGGCGAGGTGACCTCGTCCGTACAACAGGAAACACCAAAGTTAGGAGCACTCACACGTTTCTTTAGTTCTCGATGCAAACGGAGACCTATCCGGTTTTTTGGTCCCATTGGTGTAGCGTTGTTCATACTCGGTGGAATTCTTCCAATCGCGCCCATTAGTACACTTCTGTTCAAAGTGTGGAACGTTGCAGTCCTGAACTTGAGTGCTATTTTCATCACGAGCGGAATTCTGGTGTTCTGCTTTGGATTGTTCGGTGAACTCATCACATTTGCGAACGCAAAACAGGTGAAAGATTACACGGTTGAAACACTCCTAAATTTTTAA
- a CDS encoding MBL fold metallo-hydrolase — MNFIGIGNVFISHFHLDHYFGLPIYISQRWLSGIPPGNIYVPWSGSKQLMHILDRISALDTGRSWAYQITPVRAGDAIPFRQNLVAHILPGNHSVPAVSYLICEVRKKLKPEFQHLSGRDIAELRQSGVEVTTEVQLPLIAYLGDTRNIPIDAHPLLKQCKVLICECTFILPEHRVRAKKTMHIHLEMLPSMLADIESEHIVLTHFSRRYTPELIRQKVFNYLPPEERSRVHLFI; from the coding sequence ATGAATTTTATCGGCATCGGCAACGTCTTCATTTCCCACTTCCACTTAGATCACTACTTTGGGTTACCTATCTATATCAGTCAACGCTGGCTTTCGGGAATACCACCGGGAAATATTTACGTTCCGTGGAGTGGCTCTAAACAATTGATGCACATTCTCGATAGAATCTCGGCGTTGGACACGGGTAGGAGTTGGGCATATCAAATTACACCCGTTCGGGCAGGCGATGCGATTCCGTTTCGGCAAAATTTAGTCGCGCACATTTTGCCCGGCAACCACAGTGTACCCGCGGTCTCTTATCTGATTTGTGAGGTTCGCAAGAAACTCAAACCAGAATTCCAACACTTGTCGGGGCGCGACATCGCGGAATTGAGACAGTCAGGGGTAGAGGTAACAACAGAGGTGCAGTTGCCCTTAATCGCCTACTTAGGAGATACGCGGAACATCCCGATTGATGCGCATCCCTTACTCAAACAGTGCAAAGTCCTAATTTGTGAATGCACGTTTATCCTACCGGAGCATCGGGTGCGTGCGAAAAAGACGATGCATATACATCTTGAGATGTTACCTTCCATGTTAGCCGATATCGAGAGTGAGCATATCGTCCTAACGCACTTCTCCCGCCGCTACACGCCGGAACTTATCCGGCAAAAAGTTTTCAACTACTTACCACCGGAGGAACGTTCCCGCGTTCATCTGTTTATCTAA